A portion of the Chiloscyllium punctatum isolate Juve2018m chromosome 5, sChiPun1.3, whole genome shotgun sequence genome contains these proteins:
- the LOC140476794 gene encoding dendritic cell-specific transmembrane protein-like: MPLLRIIKQQSEILWDLFVSERKAGLKNIVCLISLCLLMGLGASGILYISLRALYCSLKVSLTVCGIFTTIIPGALFLSKHLRCFILIILISCGTQQGRNALITAGTGVVLFNCAQNSFHNLKGLSQCIICYLNHTVSSINDLLQRYIDVIRWLPNFLSQKSEVIIISTDVKDRIDEELQAYLDETKHHLENLSRSIISTFDGVLMVSKSIMVAFSLLLVLIASGLYIRKYVCNTDFENVFITKQFVELDERRSKQGKAALLPLTKKERKHLIKIPSLKLIEKERKNTLKFFAPILANLLFWGMNILIDYGLYLLISSIRIHFVSLPTMDLNLFSKASISYKAPLFPSDCFPEPTLTINDMWIPLTTITSALVLLTLLSAKIATLKILILSSFYPEAQRDRAYFLHEEIIKKRSSERLKLKTKKSLNGVVNSVSFWFPIFKMKQKIEESENNPEACREEWNTPLKQVHKSD, translated from the exons ATGCCTCTTCTCAGGATAATAAAGCAACAGTCAGAGATTCTTTGGGACCTGTTTGTATCAGAACGGAAAGCTGGTCTGAAGAATATTGTGTGTCTGATTTCACTTTGCCTTCTGATGGGGCTGGGGGCCAGTGGCATTCTCTATATATCTTTACGAGCATTATACTGCAGCCTCAAAGTGAGTCTGACAGTGTGTGGaatctttactaccatcattcctgGAGCTTTGTTTCTCTCAAAGCACCTCAGATGTTTTATACTAATCATCCTCATCTCCTGTGGAACACAACAAGGACGGAACGCTCTGATCACGGCTGGCACCGGCGTGGTGCTCTTCAACTGTGCCCAAAACAGCTTTCATAATTTAAAAGGGTTGTCACAATGCATCATCTGTTACTTGAATCATACGGTGTCATCTATCAACGATCTTCTACAAAGATATATTGACGTCATTCGGTGGTTGCCCAACTTTCTAAGTCAGAAAAGTGAAGTGATAATTATTTCCACTGATGTAAAAGATAGAATAGATGAAGAGCTACAAGCCTACCTTGATGAAACGAAACATCATTTGGAGAATCTCAGTCGTAGCATCATATCAACATTTGACGGAGTCCTCATGGTTTCCAAAAGTATAATGGTTGCATTTAGTCTTTTGCTGGTCTTAATAGCCAGTGGGCTGTATATTAGGAAGTATGTGTGCAATACAGATTTTGAAAATGTATTTATCACCAAGCAGTTTGTAGAGCTGGATGAAAGGAGAAGTAAGCAAGGAAAAGCTGCTCTACTTCCACTgacaaaaaaagagagaaaacattTAATTAAGATCCCATCTCTGAAATTAATAGAAAAGGAACGGAAAAACACTCTGAAATTCTTTGCTCCAATTTTGGCAAACCTGCTTTTTTGGGGAATGAATATATTGATTGATTATGGACTGTATCTGCTCATTTCTTCAATAAGAATACATTTTGTGTCTCTGCCTACTATGGACCTTAATTTGTTCTCAAAA GCAAGTATTTCCTATAAAGCACCATTGTTTCCGAGTGATTGCTTTCCTGAACCAACTCTTACAATTAATGACATGTGGATCCCACTCACTACGATAACTTCAGCCCTTGTGTTACTCACTTTGCTTTCTGCCAAAATTGCAACGTTGAAAATATTGATCTTGTCATCATTTTACCCAGAAGCTCAAAGGGATCGTGCATATTTTTTGCATGAAGAGATAATCAAGAAAAGATCCTCAGAAAGATTAAAACTCAAGACCAAGAAGTCTTTGAATGGAGTGGTTAACTCG GTCTCATTTTGGTTTCCCATCTTCAAAATGAAGCAAAAGATCGAGGAGTCAGAAAATAATCCAGAGGCTTGCCGGGAAGAATGGAACACCCCACTGAAGCAAGTTCACAAATCAGACTGA